The Prunus persica cultivar Lovell chromosome G8, Prunus_persica_NCBIv2, whole genome shotgun sequence genome includes a region encoding these proteins:
- the LOC18768685 gene encoding protein CASP, with protein MEAPQGGSDRDKSSSSSSPISVVSNFWKEFDLEKEKSVLDEQGLRIAENQENSQKNRRKLAESTRDFKKASPEEKLNLFNSLLRGYQEEVDNLTKRAKFGENAFLNIYQKLYEAPDPYLALASSAEQDLKLSELESENRKMKVELEEFRTEATHLKNQQATIRRLEERNRQLEQQMEDKVKEIVEIKQRSFAEENQKMLEVLKEREQLLQDQLRQAKDSVFNMQKLHELAQSQLFELRAQSDEERATKQSEVNLLMDEVERAQTRLLSLEREKGLLRSKLDTANEDTENKNSDTSDSNSILENSLIAKEKIIAELNMELHNIETTLSNEREEHLNEIKKLNALLIEKEAALEEMKKELQGRPTTKLVDDLRKKVKILQAVGYNSIEAEDWEVATSGEEMSKMESLLLDKNRKMEHELTQLKVKLSEKALLLEKADGKTAELTAKVNEQQKLIQKLEDDILKGYSSKDKKGSLFDDWDLSEARSTEVSENADQKHVSSDQDQSSMLKVICNQRDRFRTRLRETEEEIRQLKERIGALTAELEKTKADNVKLYGKIRYVQDYSLEKVVSRGSKKPAEDLESGFSSDVESKYKKIYEDDINPFAAFSKKERDQRYKELGFRDRITLSSGRFLLGNKYARTFAFFYTIGLHILVFTCLYRMSALSYLSNGQEDVIIGDKQLNLPHAL; from the exons ATGGAGGCTCCGCAAGGCGGATCCGACCGAGACAAATCGAGCTCCTCCTCTTCCCCAATCTCCGTCGTCTCCAATTTCTGGAAAG aatttgatttggagaaggaaaaaagtgTACTGGATGAGCAAGGGCTCAGGATAGctgaaaatcaagaaaacaGCCAGAAGAATAGGCGGAAGCTTGCAGAGAGCACTAGAG ATTTCAAGAAAGCTTCCCCAGAGGAAAAGCTAAATCTTTTTAACTCTTTACTTAGAGGTTACCAAGAAGAAGTTGATAATCTGACCAAGAGAGCAAAGTTTGGGGAGAATGCTTTTCTTAACATCTATCAAAAACTTTATGAGGCTCCAGATCCTTATCTGGCTCTTGCTTCAAGTGCT GAGCAAGATCTGAAATTGTCTGAATTAGAATCTGAGAATAGGAAAATGAAAGTTGAGCTTGAAGAATTCAGGACAGAGGCAACTCATTTAAAGAATCAACAGGCAACGATAAGAAGACTTGAAGAGCGCAACCGTCAGTTAGAGCAACAG ATGGAGGATAAAGTTAAAGAAATTGTGGAGATCAAGCAACGCAGTTTTGCAGAAGAGAACCAGAAAATGCTTGAGGTCCTAAAAGAAAG AGAGCAATTGTTGCAAGATCAATTACGACAAGCTAAAGACAGTGTTTTCAATATGCAGAAATTACATGAGCTTGCTCAAAGTCAATTGTTCGAGCTTCGTGCTCAATCTG ATGAAGAGAGGGCAACCAAGCAATCCGAGGTCAATCTTCTGATGGATGAAGTTGAACGGGCCCAGACACGGCTTCTTAGTCTTGAGAGGGAGAAG GGACTTCTGCGCTCCAAATTAGACACAGCAAATGAAGACACTGAAAATAAGAACAG TGATACTTCAGATTCAAATAGCATCCTTGAGAATTCTTTAATTGCCAAAGAGAAGATCATCGCCGAACTTAACATGGAACTGCACAATATTGAAACAACATTATCAAATGAAAGAGAGGAACACCTGAACGAGATCAAGAAGTTGAACGCATTGCTCATTGAAAAG gaagctgctctggaggagATGAAGAAAGAGCTTCAGGGTAGGCCAACAACAAAACTGGTTGATGATTTGCGTAAAAAGGTGAAAATTTTGCAG GCAGTGGGTTATAATTCCATTGAGGCCGAAGATTGGGAAGTAGCCACAAGCGGGGAAGAGATGAGCAAAATGGAGTCGCTTCTTCTTGATAAAAACCGGAAAATGGAGCATGAACTCACACAGTTGAAA GTCAAACTTTCAGAGAAAGCATTGTTGCTGGAAAAAGCTGATGGCAAGACAGCAGAACTTACAGCAAAGGTTAATGAACAACAAAAGTTAATCCAAAAGTTGGAGGATGACATACTGAAG GGCTATAGTTCCAAGGATAAGAAAGGAAGCCTATTTGATGACTGGGATCTTTCAGAGGCTAGGAGCACTGAGGTGTCTGAG AATGCAGATCAAAAGCACGTTTCCTCAGACCAAGATCAAAGCTCAATGCTTAAGGTTATCTGTAACCAGCGAGATCGATTCAGGACACGCTTGAGAGAGACAGAAGAA GAAATAAGGCAGTTGAAGGAAAGGATAGGAGCGTTAACAGCAGAACTGGAAAAGACAAAAGCTGATAATGTTAAACTCTATGGAAAGATTCGTTATGTTCAGGATTACAGTCTTGAAAAAGTAGTTTCTAGAGGATCAAAAAAG CCTGCAGAGGATCTTGAAAGTGGTTTCTCCTCAGATGTTGAATCCAAATACAAGAAGATATATGAGGATGACATAAATCCTTTTGCAGCCTTCTCGAAAAAG GAAAGGGATCAGAGGTACAAGGAGTTGGGTTTCAGGGATAGAATTACACTTAGCAGCGGACGTTTTCTTCTTGGCAACAA GTATGCTCGGACTTTTGCATTTTTCTACACTATTGGGTTGCATATACTGGTGTTCACCTGTCTCTACCGAATGTCAGCCCTGAGCTATCTTAG caATGGACAGGAGGATGTAATTATTGGCGATAAACAACTGAACCTCCCACATGCGCTCTAG
- the LOC18766857 gene encoding pre-mRNA-splicing factor ATP-dependent RNA helicase DEAH1, which produces MAKQFRKKVLSREDDEDETAQNRKEKERGVKRQPPSPHEANDDDDDGSESEQERLRDQREREQLDRNIRERDAAATRKLSEQKQAFPTRRSNIVGDVETLRKVSRQEYLKKREANKLKELGESIEDGEYLYRGVKLTEVEYNRLSYEKKIYELATKHEAATHHDQYYRIPEPYDDHEGGVNQEKRFSVALQRCWDDDLNGRDKKSNQFAEQKAWEDQQIGKATLKFGSKNKRRKCDEEYDFVFEDQIEFVKASVLLEGDQMIANGNVDVGKVQPSHQLDKLREERKTLPIYAFRERLLQDVEKNQVLIIVGETGSGKTTQIPQYLHEAGYTKGGKKIGCTQPRRIAAMSVAARVSQEMGVKLGHAVGYSIRFEDCTSEKTVLKYMTDGMLLREFLVEPDLASYSVVMVDEAHERTLSTDVLLGLLKDIARYRPDLKLIISSATLDAEKFSDFFDSAKILRIPGRRYPVDIHYMEAPQADYLDAAIVAALQIHVTQPPGDILVFLTGQEEIETAEEIFKHRTRGLGTKISELIICPIYANLPTELQAKIFEPTPEGARKVVLATNIAETSLTIDGIKYVIDPGFSKMKSYNPRSGMESLQVTPISKASSMQRAGRAGRTGHGKCFRLYTSYNYDSDLDDTTVPEVQRTNLANVVLTLKSLGIHDLVNFEFMDPPPCEALLKALELLFALGALNKVGELTKVGRRMAEFPVDPMLSKMIVASDKYKCSDEVISIAAMLSTGSSIFYRPKDKQVHADTARLRFHSGNVGDHIALLKVYNEWKEANYSTQWCYENYIQVRSMKRARDIRDQLERLLERVEIKLSSSNDLEAIKKAVTSGFFPHCARLQKNGSYRTIKHPHTAHIHPSSGIMALEHHVLPRCVLYHELVLTTKEYMRQVTEIKPEWLVEIAPHYYQLNGVVDEDYSTSKKMPRGKGRASTSKQIPNLVDYSICV; this is translated from the coding sequence ATGGCGAAACAGTTCAGGAAGAAGGTGTTGAGTcgagaagatgatgaagatgagactgcacaaaacagaaaagagaaagagagaggggttAAACGACAACCACCTTCCCCACATGAAgcaaatgatgatgatgatgatggttcAGAGTCTGAACAAGAGAGATTGCGTGatcaaagagagagggagcaaTTGGACCGTAATATAAGGGAGCGGGACGCAGCAGCAACGCGAAAGCTATCAGAGCAAAAGCAGGCTTTTCCCACTCGGAGAAGCAATATTGTTGGCGACGTTGAAACTTTAAGAAAAGTTTCAAGACAAGAATATTTAAAGAAAAGGGAggcaaataaattaaaggaaCTTGGAGAATCTATAGAAGATGGGGAGTACTTGTATAGAGGCGTTAAGCTTACTGAAGTGGAATACAATCGATTAAGTTacgagaagaaaatatatgagcTTGCGACGAAGCATGAGGCTGCTACTCATCATGATCAGTACTACAGGATTCCGGAACCCTATGACGATCATGAGGGCGGTGTTAATCAGGAGAAGCGATTCTCGGTGGCTTTACAACGTTGCTGGGATGATGACCTGAATGGCAGGGATAAAAAATCGAACCAGTTTGCAGAACAGAAAGCCTGGGAGGATCAGCAAATTGGGAAGGCAACATTGAAGTTTGGTTCGAAAAACAAAAGGCGAAAATGTGATGAGGAATatgattttgtatttgaagACCAGATTGAATTTGTCAAGGCGTCAGTACTACTGGAGGGTGATCAGATGATTGCTAACGGTAATGTTGATGTCGGGAAAGTGCAACCATCCCATCAGTTGGATAAGCTGCGGGAGGAGAGGAAAACATTACCTATCTACGCATTTCGTGAGAGATTGCTCCAAGATGTTGAAAAAAATCAGGTTCTTATTATTGTGGGCGAAACTGGATCTGGAAAAACTACACAGATACCTCAATATCTACACGAGGCCGGGTACACAAAGGGAGGAAAGAAGATCGGGTGCACACAACCACGGCGAATTGCTGCTATGAGCGTTGCTGCCAGGGTTTCTCAAGAGATGGGTGTCAAGCTTGGGCATGCAGTCGGTTATTCCATCCGTTTCGAGGATTGCACCTCGGAGAAGACTGTTTTGAAATATATGACAGATGGAATGCTGCTGCGAGAATTCCTTGTTGAGCCAGATTTGGCAAGCTACAGTGTGGTGATGGTGGACGAGGCTCACGAGAGAACACTGTCAACGGATGTTTTGTTAGGATTGCTCAAGGACATTGCACGATACAGACCTGATCTTAAACTGATCATTTCAAGTGCTACTCTCGATGCTGAGAAGTTCAGTGACTTCTTTGATTCCGCCAAGATTCTAAGAATCCCTGGGAGACGGTATCCGGTTGATATACACTACATGGAAGCACCGCAGGCTGATTACCTAGATGCAGCAATTGTGGCTGCACTTCAAATACACGTGACACAACCGCCTGGGGACATATTGGTTTTTCTCACTGGTCAGGAAGAAATCGAAACAGCGGAGGAGATATTTAAACACAGGACAAGGGGGTTAGGGACGAAAATTAGTGAGCTTATAATCTGTCCCATATATGCAAACCTGCCCACGGAGCTGCAGGCTAAAATCTTTGAGCCCACACCGGAAGGGGCTAGAAAAGTTGTCCTCGCTACAAATATTGCAGAGACCTCTCTGACTATTGATGGGATCAAATATGTCATTGACCCCGGCTTCAGCAAGATGAAATCTTATAATCCGAGGAGTGGGATGGAGTCACTGCAAGTCACCCCGATCTCAAAGGCATCCTCCATGCAAAGGGCAGGTCGGGCTGGTCGAACAGGCCACGGGAAGTGCTTCCGGTTATACACTAGTTACAACTATGACAGTGATTTAGATGATACCACAGTTCCGGAAGTGCAGCGGACTAACCTCGCCAATGTTGTTCTCACGCTCAAGAGCCTCGGCATTCATGACTTGGTGAATTTCGAGTTCATGGACCCTCCACCTTGTGAAGCATTACTAAAAGCCCTGGAATTGTTGTTTGCACTCGGTGCATTAAACAAAGTGGGGGAGCTAACTAAAGTTGGTAGACGGATGGCGGAGTTCCCTGTTGATCCAATGCTATCTAAAATGATCGTGGCCTCAGACAAGTACAAGTGCTCAGATGAGGTAATCTCCATTGCTGCCATGCTTTCCACCGGTAGTTCAATCTTCTATCGTCCAAAAGACAAACAAGTACATGCTGACACTGCAAGGTTGAGGTTTCACAGTGGGAATGTGGGAGATCACATTGCATTGCTTAAGGTTTACAATGAATGGAAAGAGGCAAATTACTCGACGCAATGGTGTTACGAAAACTATATACAAGTTAGGAGCATGAAAAGAGCAAGAGACATCCGTGATCAACTCGAGCGCCTCTTGGAGAGAGTTGAGATCAAGCTCAGTAGCTCAAATGATTTAGAGGCTATAAAGAAGGCCGTTACATCAGGATTCTTCCCTCATTGTGCTAGGCTGCAGAAGAATGGGTCATATAGAACAATCAAACACCCTCACACTGCCCATATACACCCCAGCTCAGGGATTATGGCATTGGAACATCATGTGCTTCCAAGATGTGTTTTGTACCATGAACTGGTACTGACTACCAAGGAATATATGAGACAGGTCACAGAGATAAAGCCGGAATGGTTGGTTGAAATAGCTCCACATTATTACCAGTTGAACGGCGTCGTTGATGAGGATTACTCAACTTCAAAGAAGATGCCTCGTGGAAAAGGGCGTGCAAGCACTTCAAAGCAAATTCCTAATCTTGTTGATTACAGCATATGTGTATGA